From the Paenibacillus sp. FSL H8-0548 genome, one window contains:
- a CDS encoding NUDIX domain-containing protein, which translates to MADELFDIYDEQLQPLGTATRAETHARGYWHRTFHCWLTRRVENRRYVRFQLRQAGKDTNPGCYDITAAGHLAAGETIREAIRELEEELGVSAAFEQLIPLCQTREDASGLVNGIPFIDREVSDVFGLVCELPLTELKLQPEEVAGVYEADLDELIALFEGSLAELSAVGVELGAQSEQLTSVQRLVRAQQFVPRDFSYYTSVLRALHGCT; encoded by the coding sequence GTGGCTGATGAGCTGTTCGACATTTATGACGAGCAGCTGCAGCCGCTTGGCACTGCTACTCGCGCAGAGACGCATGCACGCGGCTATTGGCATCGCACCTTCCATTGCTGGCTGACGCGGCGCGTGGAGAACCGCAGATACGTGCGGTTCCAGCTGCGTCAAGCGGGTAAGGATACGAATCCTGGCTGCTACGATATAACGGCCGCAGGTCATTTGGCCGCAGGGGAGACTATCCGCGAGGCGATTCGCGAGCTCGAGGAGGAGCTGGGCGTGAGTGCTGCCTTCGAGCAGCTCATTCCTCTCTGCCAAACTCGCGAGGATGCAAGCGGGCTTGTGAACGGCATCCCCTTCATCGACCGCGAGGTTAGCGACGTTTTTGGCCTCGTGTGCGAGCTCCCTTTGACCGAACTAAAGCTGCAGCCTGAAGAAGTGGCTGGCGTTTACGAGGCTGATCTGGATGAGCTGATTGCACTATTTGAGGGCTCTTTAGCAGAGCTGTCGGCAGTTGGGGTTGAACTCGGCGCTCAGAGCGAGCAGTTGACGAGCGTACAGCGCTTGGTACGGGCGCAGCAATTCGTGCCGCGCGACTTTTCTTATTATACGAGCGTACTGCGGGCGCTGCACGGCTGTACTTGA
- a CDS encoding TraX family protein, translating to MIQFLAMLTMLIDHIGLVWFPENMTWRIIGRLALPFYAYCIVLGYSRTSNMNRYLGRMTVIALLSQLPYQIAFHRLEVNTVGSLLACLLLLRLLDKWSGKPLLQVLLAAAFAGFLETVPFSYGAYVIILVLIYRYAQVQQYTLFHFFLNVVSFFVKGWFIQAFSLFATFLIVYLPDFMRSADKVKIPRVIWRSFYPLHLTSIAIVYSVQSNSPFI from the coding sequence TTGATTCAATTTTTAGCCATGCTCACTATGCTAATCGATCATATCGGACTTGTTTGGTTTCCAGAAAATATGACTTGGAGAATAATCGGGCGTTTGGCTTTGCCATTCTATGCTTACTGCATCGTGCTTGGCTATTCCCGCACGAGTAATATGAATCGATATCTTGGAAGAATGACTGTGATTGCCCTACTCTCACAGCTGCCTTATCAAATCGCCTTCCACAGGCTGGAAGTCAATACGGTAGGCTCTCTACTCGCCTGCCTGCTGCTTCTGCGCCTTCTTGATAAATGGAGCGGCAAGCCTCTCCTGCAAGTGCTGCTCGCCGCTGCCTTTGCTGGATTTTTGGAGACGGTTCCATTCAGCTATGGCGCTTATGTCATTATACTCGTCCTTATTTATCGCTATGCTCAGGTACAGCAGTATACGTTGTTTCACTTCTTCTTAAATGTGGTAAGTTTCTTTGTAAAGGGCTGGTTCATTCAAGCCTTCAGCTTATTTGCTACTTTTCTTATCGTATATTTGCCTGATTTCATGCGCAGCGCAGACAAAGTAAAGATTCCAAGGGTGATATGGCGCAGCTTTTATCCGCTTCATCTCACAAGCATTGCGATCGTTTATTCGGTCCAATCCAACAGCCCATTCATTTAG
- a CDS encoding ATP-binding protein, translated as MAYSIIIGNPYYLILSIIIMCFASYTMLNMIEQLQSRNQLAVFNWIIGGASVFGLGLWTMHVVSLLASDYRLVMNWSMLFVLLLSTIMVYVSLRVLKQKRAVRGRYLFSALLMALGTSILQYMSMLSESTAGIKMNWLLYMLSFGVSFLGAYLAFYWLAAKTSKYKLKGCLSLGLSNMALHQIGLHALKVEYRDILSTDLLNEYLLLLAFLLGLSTLIILSFSLTTWLTASKYSQMNERYRLLVENSMDTIALINGDSWEFMNRAGLNMFEVESEKGIIGTSIYQLLDEKYHFEMEACLSAEQSSEEASMKPIELQWKSQQGTLLHTEMVRASSFFSGKQIVQVIIRDISERKKNEELLINSEKLYVAGQLAAGIAHEIRNPLTSLKGFLQLITTGRGNSSHFYDIMKSELERIETIVSELLMLSKPQSYELVHHDSGRIMEDTVNLLQTQAILHGVTIEFELEARPLWVLGVESQLKQVFINLLKNAIESMHSGGVVSISMSLEEEQGVIIRIKDEGSGIGKEQLAKIGQPFYTTKDKGTGLGLMVTYKIIDNHHGQITAESVVGVGTTFIIKLPYKEHTSMNKKSKAEA; from the coding sequence ATGGCCTACTCTATAATTATTGGAAACCCCTATTATCTCATTTTATCGATTATAATTATGTGCTTTGCTTCCTATACCATGCTGAATATGATTGAGCAGCTGCAGTCCCGCAACCAACTTGCTGTCTTCAACTGGATTATTGGTGGAGCCTCTGTATTTGGACTAGGTCTGTGGACGATGCATGTGGTCTCGCTGCTCGCATCCGATTATAGATTGGTTATGAATTGGTCCATGCTATTTGTTCTGCTCTTATCTACAATTATGGTTTACGTTTCATTACGTGTACTGAAACAGAAGAGGGCTGTGCGAGGACGCTATCTATTTAGTGCACTATTAATGGCGCTTGGTACTAGCATTTTGCAGTATATGTCTATGCTGTCAGAATCAACGGCCGGTATAAAAATGAATTGGCTGCTTTACATGCTTTCTTTTGGAGTGAGCTTCCTCGGCGCTTATTTGGCTTTTTACTGGCTGGCGGCGAAGACCTCCAAGTATAAGCTTAAAGGGTGCTTGTCGCTGGGTTTGTCTAACATGGCGCTGCATCAGATCGGTCTGCATGCACTAAAAGTAGAGTATAGAGATATTTTGTCAACGGATTTACTAAACGAATATTTGCTCCTGCTTGCGTTTTTGCTGGGGCTGTCTACTTTAATTATTTTGAGCTTTAGTCTAACTACATGGCTCACTGCGAGCAAATACAGCCAAATGAATGAGCGTTACAGGCTGCTTGTTGAAAACTCGATGGATACGATTGCGTTAATTAACGGCGACAGTTGGGAGTTCATGAATCGGGCTGGATTGAATATGTTTGAGGTGGAGTCGGAGAAGGGTATTATAGGTACAAGCATTTATCAGCTATTGGATGAGAAATATCATTTTGAAATGGAAGCGTGTCTCTCGGCGGAACAAAGCAGTGAGGAAGCATCTATGAAGCCGATCGAGCTGCAATGGAAGTCGCAGCAGGGTACTCTGCTCCATACGGAGATGGTTAGAGCAAGCTCCTTTTTCTCTGGAAAACAAATTGTACAGGTCATCATTCGCGACATCTCCGAGCGCAAGAAAAATGAAGAGCTGCTTATCAACTCCGAGAAGCTGTATGTAGCGGGTCAATTGGCTGCAGGCATAGCGCATGAAATCCGAAACCCGCTCACCTCGTTAAAGGGTTTCTTACAGCTCATTACTACGGGCAGGGGAAATAGCAGTCATTTCTATGACATTATGAAATCGGAGCTTGAGCGAATTGAAACGATCGTTAGTGAATTGCTGATGCTCTCGAAACCGCAGAGCTATGAGCTTGTTCATCATGATTCCGGTCGAATCATGGAAGACACGGTCAACCTGCTGCAGACGCAGGCGATATTGCATGGCGTTACTATTGAATTCGAGCTGGAAGCTCGTCCACTCTGGGTACTTGGCGTTGAAAGCCAGCTGAAGCAGGTGTTTATTAACTTACTCAAAAATGCGATTGAATCTATGCATAGCGGTGGCGTGGTTTCTATTAGCATGTCTTTGGAAGAAGAGCAAGGCGTGATCATCCGAATTAAGGATGAAGGCTCCGGTATTGGCAAGGAGCAGCTGGCTAAGATCGGCCAGCCCTTCTACACGACGAAAGATAAAGGAACGGGACTCGGCTTAATGGTTACTTACAAAATTATCGACAATCATCATGGTCAGATAACGGCAGAGAGCGTTGTCGGAGTAGGGACCACCTTTATCATCAAGCTGCCCTACAAGGAGCATACTAGTATGAACAAGAAAAGCAAGGCCGAAGCATAA
- a CDS encoding DNA alkylation repair protein, whose protein sequence is MAEPLKAMYDGDFLEQFASLVKKAWSPFNEAVFVERVRDDSWEQLELKARARKITEALGAELPQSYEEALAVLYQIDEQCRGLPFIFFPDFVEVFGMAPQHWELSLAALERFTERSTAEFAIRSFILKDPERMAAHMLGWTSHPNEHVRRLASEGIRPRLPWAQALPLYKRDPSPIIPILEKLKGDSSLYVRKSVANNLNDIAKDHPDLVIELANAWRGQDVHTDWIIRHGCRTLIKQAHPQIMSLFGYSEHEAADEGVTTLVSAAELQVVPSSVSIGGEVSLQYRVQLREGEQAKLRIEYGIAFVKSGGKTSLKRFLLSDREYAGGAVASAVRVHRFANLTTRKHYAGLHRVTLWVNGREVAAADLLVTEADPQ, encoded by the coding sequence TTGGCAGAACCGCTGAAGGCCATGTATGATGGCGATTTTTTGGAACAATTTGCGAGTCTGGTGAAGAAGGCTTGGAGTCCCTTTAATGAAGCTGTTTTTGTAGAGCGCGTCAGGGACGATAGCTGGGAGCAGCTGGAGCTTAAAGCGCGTGCTCGTAAAATAACAGAGGCACTGGGCGCCGAATTGCCGCAGTCCTATGAAGAAGCATTGGCTGTTCTATATCAAATAGATGAACAATGTAGAGGTCTTCCTTTCATTTTTTTTCCCGACTTTGTTGAAGTTTTCGGGATGGCGCCGCAGCATTGGGAGCTGTCGCTAGCTGCGCTGGAGAGATTCACAGAGCGTTCGACTGCTGAATTCGCGATTAGATCATTTATATTAAAGGATCCGGAGCGTATGGCTGCACATATGCTGGGCTGGACAAGCCATCCGAATGAGCATGTCAGGCGTCTCGCGAGTGAAGGTATCAGGCCTCGTCTGCCTTGGGCACAAGCGCTGCCGCTCTATAAGCGGGATCCTTCGCCGATTATTCCGATTTTGGAGAAGCTGAAAGGGGATTCTTCCCTTTATGTTCGCAAGAGCGTTGCCAATAATCTAAATGATATTGCGAAGGATCATCCCGATTTGGTGATCGAGCTAGCGAATGCTTGGCGAGGACAGGATGTACATACGGACTGGATTATTCGGCATGGCTGCCGAACCTTGATCAAGCAGGCCCACCCGCAGATTATGAGTCTGTTCGGCTATTCTGAGCATGAGGCGGCTGATGAGGGAGTTACAACACTTGTCAGTGCTGCTGAGCTGCAGGTTGTCCCAAGCTCGGTATCGATTGGGGGAGAGGTGTCATTGCAGTACCGGGTACAGCTGCGCGAGGGCGAACAAGCCAAGCTTCGTATCGAATATGGCATTGCATTCGTAAAGTCTGGAGGGAAAACGTCGCTTAAACGATTTTTGCTATCGGATCGCGAATATGCCGGCGGAGCAGTGGCTTCGGCTGTTCGCGTTCATCGTTTTGCTAATTTGACGACGCGCAAGCATTATGCCGGACTTCATCGCGTGACGTTGTGGGTAAATGGAAGAGAAGTTGCAGCAGCCGATTTACTTGTGACGGAGGCTGATCCGCAATGA
- a CDS encoding transposase → MSDTNNHNEMNPMSGEPVEVKGTYRNEWGRDEQLERGDTFPADPILGATEWQLVELFFNNHHKGHTDPRLVPHDDDNDPEAHMQHPRRHEGSNKTDDDQ, encoded by the coding sequence ATGAGCGATACAAATAATCATAATGAGATGAATCCCATGTCTGGGGAGCCGGTTGAGGTAAAGGGTACGTACCGAAATGAATGGGGTCGTGATGAGCAGCTTGAGCGTGGCGACACATTCCCAGCTGATCCTATACTTGGAGCAACGGAATGGCAGCTAGTTGAACTCTTCTTCAACAATCACCATAAGGGGCATACCGATCCACGACTGGTCCCACATGATGATGACAATGATCCAGAAGCACATATGCAGCATCCTCGCCGTCACGAGGGCAGCAATAAAACCGACGACGATCAATAG
- a CDS encoding aromatic acid exporter family protein: MTIGARVLKTGMALALAIYLSDWFGFASPLIAAVAAIFTIQPSIYRSWQRVADQVQTNLLGAAIAIIAVRLFGHTPIAVGLVCVLVILISIRLKMESTISLTLVTVVAIMEANGQGWSVAVERLLMVLTGIGSSFAVNVLIFPPRPRRQFTEQVHQAYAQLSLLLRTAVSNEMKEQIFRQEKENLHVTLRRLEDRYVVFEEERKVLARAKTSHTRQLLVSKQMIKTLQKGADLLDVVEEHYFASPSAGEWALRFDGQIEDLSKYHEQILLKAQDKMKPNALIEPEEEREARFVKELSAYIMDDPDEHKRLVFVASGLFEYAYHLRRLEKLIDQVNQREESAKHSGEAPLAKEREAANKG, from the coding sequence ATGACTATTGGCGCCCGCGTTTTGAAGACGGGAATGGCTCTTGCCTTGGCAATTTATTTAAGTGATTGGTTTGGCTTTGCCTCACCGCTAATTGCAGCTGTGGCAGCTATATTCACGATACAGCCGTCTATTTATCGATCCTGGCAGCGTGTAGCGGATCAGGTACAGACGAATTTATTAGGCGCTGCGATCGCCATCATTGCCGTAAGATTGTTTGGCCATACACCGATAGCAGTCGGACTCGTCTGTGTTCTTGTCATTCTAATTAGCATTCGTCTAAAAATGGAAAGCACCATCAGCTTGACGCTCGTAACGGTAGTCGCGATTATGGAGGCGAACGGTCAAGGCTGGAGTGTAGCAGTTGAACGGCTGTTGATGGTGCTTACAGGCATTGGCTCTTCTTTCGCTGTGAATGTGCTCATCTTTCCACCGCGTCCAAGACGTCAGTTTACAGAGCAAGTACATCAGGCTTATGCGCAATTGTCCTTGCTGCTGCGAACAGCCGTATCCAATGAAATGAAGGAGCAAATCTTCCGTCAAGAGAAGGAAAACCTCCATGTTACGCTGCGCAGGCTGGAGGACCGCTATGTCGTTTTCGAGGAGGAGCGGAAGGTGCTTGCTCGTGCGAAGACGAGTCATACGCGGCAGCTGCTTGTTTCCAAGCAAATGATCAAGACGCTGCAAAAAGGGGCAGATCTTCTCGATGTGGTCGAGGAGCATTATTTTGCTTCCCCTAGTGCGGGCGAATGGGCGCTGCGCTTTGACGGACAAATTGAGGATTTATCCAAGTATCATGAGCAAATTCTGCTGAAGGCACAGGACAAAATGAAGCCTAATGCGCTAATCGAGCCAGAGGAGGAGCGTGAGGCGCGTTTTGTAAAAGAATTATCCGCCTATATTATGGATGATCCAGATGAGCATAAACGACTCGTCTTTGTCGCATCGGGGCTGTTCGAATACGCGTACCATCTGCGCCGCCTGGAAAAGCTGATCGATCAAGTGAATCAGCGAGAGGAAAGCGCGAAGCACAGCGGAGAAGCTCCTTTAGCGAAGGAAAGAGAAGCCGCTAATAAGGGATAA
- the mscL gene encoding large-conductance mechanosensitive channel protein MscL has protein sequence MKIVKEFKEFAMKGNVIDLAVGVIIGGAFGKIVTSLVNDMIMPPIGRLIGGIDFKDLTIPLYTKEGEAVFKVANPDAVVPSIAYGQFINVMIDFLIVAFCIFMLVKVINILRRNEKKEVAPVEATEKECPYCLSNVPIKATRCKHCTSQLEATARG, from the coding sequence ATGAAAATTGTTAAGGAATTCAAAGAGTTTGCAATGAAAGGCAATGTCATCGACCTCGCAGTCGGTGTCATTATTGGCGGAGCGTTCGGAAAAATCGTCACTTCGCTCGTCAATGATATGATTATGCCTCCGATCGGACGGCTAATCGGCGGGATTGATTTTAAAGATCTGACCATTCCTTTGTATACAAAGGAAGGCGAAGCAGTGTTCAAAGTTGCGAACCCTGATGCAGTTGTACCTTCTATCGCTTACGGCCAATTTATTAATGTCATGATCGATTTCCTCATCGTCGCATTTTGTATCTTTATGCTCGTTAAGGTAATCAACATCCTTCGCCGCAATGAGAAAAAGGAAGTCGCGCCTGTAGAAGCAACGGAAAAGGAATGCCCTTACTGCTTGTCCAATGTACCAATCAAGGCTACACGCTGCAAGCACTGCACATCCCAGCTTGAGGCAACTGCACGTGGCTGA
- a CDS encoding TVP38/TMEM64 family protein: MDDWRNWLEYIKHLDLDSIQWTLESYSQWGPFPGILLPMIESFLPFLPLILIIAANANIYGLGFGFLFSWIGVTTGAVCVFWISRKLGRNVKGRMEKRFPKSQRFFNWVEKRGFTPLFLLSCFPFTPSVIITVVSGLSKIPFHTFLLATLLGKAVMIFCISLISFDIGNLVDEPWRIFVSITAVLVLWFGGKRLESRYQLNG, encoded by the coding sequence ATGGACGATTGGCGCAACTGGCTGGAATACATAAAGCACTTGGATCTCGATTCCATACAATGGACACTGGAAAGCTATTCCCAGTGGGGGCCTTTTCCCGGCATTTTGCTGCCGATGATTGAATCGTTTCTCCCCTTCCTCCCTTTAATCCTTATCATTGCGGCTAATGCCAATATTTACGGTCTGGGCTTTGGTTTCTTATTCTCCTGGATCGGCGTAACTACCGGCGCTGTCTGTGTATTTTGGATTAGCCGCAAGCTGGGGCGAAATGTAAAGGGACGGATGGAGAAACGTTTTCCAAAATCGCAGCGGTTTTTTAATTGGGTGGAAAAAAGAGGATTTACGCCGTTGTTTTTGCTCTCTTGCTTTCCATTCACACCGTCGGTCATTATTACCGTCGTCTCAGGTCTGAGCAAAATCCCTTTTCACACGTTTCTGCTTGCTACGCTGCTCGGAAAGGCCGTTATGATCTTCTGTATCTCCTTGATCAGCTTCGATATTGGCAATCTGGTGGATGAGCCTTGGCGTATTTTTGTCTCGATTACTGCTGTTCTAGTCTTGTGGTTTGGGGGCAAACGACTCGAATCCCGTTATCAGCTGAATGGTTGA
- a CDS encoding manganese catalase family protein, with protein MIERINRLQVELPPSPYADANAAAAVQELLGGKFGEMSTLNNYMYQSFNFREKKKLKPFYDLVSSITAEEFGHVELVSTAINMVLTGTTSAGDPDSTPLREGVNKRNSYFFIQTAQTSLPGDSMGRAWTGDNVFSSGNLVLDLLHNFFLECGARTHKMRVYEMTDHPTARAMIGYLLVRGGVHVLAYAKALEIATGVDVKKLIPIPNLSNNSFEAARKYEAMGLGNKLYTFSQNDFKDIVLIWNGQNPLTGAPLEVIQGAPHGAPMPDLSELPEEFAPGISQEDFMQIARRLQKNAGL; from the coding sequence GTGATTGAACGAATAAACCGCCTTCAGGTAGAGCTCCCGCCTTCCCCTTATGCGGATGCCAATGCAGCGGCAGCGGTGCAAGAGTTGCTTGGAGGAAAGTTTGGCGAAATGTCGACCTTGAACAACTACATGTACCAATCTTTTAATTTTCGTGAAAAGAAAAAGCTGAAGCCCTTCTACGATCTCGTATCGAGTATAACTGCTGAGGAGTTTGGCCACGTAGAGCTTGTTTCGACAGCTATTAATATGGTGCTTACCGGAACCACAAGCGCTGGCGATCCAGACTCCACTCCGCTAAGGGAAGGAGTCAATAAACGAAATAGTTATTTCTTTATCCAAACCGCTCAAACCTCTCTGCCTGGCGATTCTATGGGGCGCGCGTGGACGGGTGACAATGTATTCAGCAGCGGCAACCTAGTGCTCGACCTGCTTCATAACTTTTTCTTGGAATGTGGAGCACGAACGCATAAGATGCGTGTTTATGAAATGACGGACCACCCTACTGCGCGTGCAATGATCGGATATTTACTCGTTCGGGGCGGCGTTCATGTGCTCGCCTACGCGAAAGCGCTGGAGATTGCGACAGGTGTTGATGTCAAGAAGCTGATCCCTATTCCTAATCTCAGCAACAATAGCTTTGAGGCCGCACGGAAATATGAAGCGATGGGGCTTGGCAATAAGCTCTATACCTTCAGTCAGAACGACTTCAAGGATATTGTTCTCATTTGGAACGGTCAGAACCCGCTCACTGGCGCTCCGCTCGAGGTCATTCAGGGGGCTCCGCATGGAGCGCCAATGCCCGATTTAAGCGAGCTGCCGGAGGAATTTGCGCCTGGCATCTCCCAAGAGGATTTTATGCAAATTGCCCGTCGGCTTCAGAAGAACGCTGGCCTTTAG